One Halichondria panicea chromosome 3, odHalPani1.1, whole genome shotgun sequence genomic region harbors:
- the LOC135334057 gene encoding transmembrane protein 131-like gives MGSCKKLLLPSVFSVLFCFSLLSANLEERGSEGPLEDEYVRSFTDEDKIEYEETVSTIPADNSNKVRVHPSLPRHQALIFDPPTLDFRESAVGMPRLETVRITNPSSTQPLQLTSISGDSPTFHASFFKSKVVKAGESTSFDVVFLARVTGSARNLLYIQSSQGTFEYEVQGVGTPNPFRLRSLLGARIPLNATYSPLISMYNPYSKTLQITEMYSSSGELHLELLTGQTEGPKALWEIRPYETKTIARASFFGASVANYTSFVRVRMNHKGNPSVVLPVEVEVSDHSGLFLSRELLDFGVVKGGETKVLPLYVLNAGQQQVHIKSVSISPENSAVEVEYMTTLLRPGSKYTKIALLKLHADRVSSQSQTRGSVVIRAEDRFPHQLEVPYDASVLTGSLSYDKAATLFRPGPPPFQPIMRHIPLSNQFESPVVVYDAKLPTKAQEYFAISAEDTPFTLPPSTHWSQSLAVLFVPSSTDCFFNTTLRLSTNATYFNIPLICYDGRVKYSLENSDEDSLEFGVLSQSDTVSKTFTLHNINPVQISIISYSVSANLPFTSVQLSSVHPTTNGTPHPPSHSTPPHTLEPEHSAQFIVTVSNPNTISTYSGEVIVSTSFDKVLHVPVYFKTAESRLKVSPGAISFKGIFPYLRARVGLSARNLFHKAVDVTSVNSDLDDPRVYFEESVDGLPRLRPTEKVEIGSVVIDPLLGDTVYLKKPASSLGLWSSNSAPQDPSRELQLLTTLWASWRGLVDDGRTVFNASIVVSSVGGGEVRVPVDVSLTWPNLVKEKLVTLEPTTVGNTSIHRLRITNPSDVPLLVQPVFLSHYTHPQTIIDSLLDRFDPRLRNLNFSHLSNSFSFVSSASPETALATTLLPPHSKLFEMAVAFSPKVDQELNTLLLLRNNLTVFDYVIVQGSGVQGSFAIDSVQPGTEPLMFEFPNSVMENCLAGTVVDPLTDPLKLTKTFRMHNSGSTSITLRIIGLEGGSCEGRGFVISNCNKDITIKPNRSKKIEITFTPDYTLTQVSTILRLQTSTGNEFLYPLLAILPHQLLAACIALQPRPEWEKTLAWLSVPFWLLVILCLVATVFVQTKFGMRSSSSVSYKSEAKATKGSGEVFDLKKLSKSMDVLSKKVQELGEKSSNQKSESTGQSMRIEVTREPPKPSTDKNTPVSKPKPEPLVTPTTAQEIPTLRHRVVQNKIERKPSSQETITSLQPVPSRSHTAVTSTPKGMSLKIPIAPVTEPSVISPPRTGTDNHTGAREQTQPCTPTTGAPAQLCSSPTKLKRSSEKTIPEKTASKGEIISKTPTETNPSSPPANVRKSKIVRKLKPLKITPDSSPLPPSGRKELERKVSESSIVSSNSDSASTGTDKSEEVETPSQVVTVVAEVKKPPPPVTKEPNTGQTIHPPDTPESTEVMSPRTELVDKKEPPISTVRMKGKRKPRQQIKKEEKARKKERGRDKEREKEKDTDKTDAKQLVGSFEDSSSSNSTEQLDNDSTPPLEDTVQTETETNVQCDKTTENELNKLSETTIIDVSPNKGNEIPVLVSPAVPSTAIKTGRTTKTTKQETKETFTDSFSRTPDQAATYGTKKISTGKKPSEKIKSPVVEKITQLVEDNLLEHQLKSDENVRQRPQTLHVVPIIRSELIEEPVIVIPMDSDSLVETDGVTHTLLSVDSGKGGSQSLPTSPHELAASLLSNNSAIMRRKQKSDRDKPDDGQEDDDYQLPEQDEQSETEMTKPIEAPLSPQKDESSHNSSDNEFKPPLSTLSLNAEPFYPSPTFAPKSGPSLRADPRKFGPDHSSQPRGPPPGLSPTPDDAHMRPYPEGSYFKRPHPLRGGKSMTPSPPLPYFPEGSHMPYSDYPSLEHHNPMAMDEPYSGPEDFPPMPMGRHSREHYRGRSPMMAPKSGHGRQHMHPNMEAYMHHLYMQRAREYSYRPQGPWDHHHHSHRLQVPPMEEGGVYDQQYLRKRQYIMKLIERERAIAAMERDQPRHPIDAPSPAKFGPDVSPSSIGSRGWDNPDFSEQSPEDPDLIPYRQSNLLPERPRRNRTYSMESDLGGEFVTDFPAVSAVGAPGQQFSSRGEKGSVSSKSLAPGRSRSAGWPAGEGKSTSPNWDSPNTWSTDTAPFYSNDITSDMSPLPISSGTTDSTSPSEDTTLSTTTYDLFENQSIWSLSNADSSTLLSWAQQKSEPSQSKTE, from the exons ATGGGTTCATGTAAAAAGCTTCTCCTACCGTCTGTGTTCTCAGTGCTCTTCTGCTTCAGCCTACTATCAGCAAATCTCGAGGAGAGAGGCTCTGAAGGTCCCTTGGAAGATG AATATGTGAGGAGCTTTACAGACGAAGATAAAATAGAG TATGAAGAAACAGTATCCACGATTCCGGCAGATAATAG TAACAAGGTCAGAGTTCACCCGTCCTTGCCGCGTCATCAAGCACTCATATTTGACCCTCCCACCCTCGACTTCAGAGAAAG TGCCGTGGGGATGCCTAGACTGGAGACTGTGCGTATCACCAACCCAAGCTCAACACAGCCGCTGCAACTCACCTCCATATCAGGGGATTCCCCCACCTTCCACGCCTCCTTCTTCAAGTCAAAG gttgtGAAGGCTGGGGAGTCCACTTCATTTGATGTGGTGTTTCTAGCGCgggtgactgggtctgctcgGAACCTTCTCTATATTCAATCATCCCAGGGCACCTTCGAGTATGAG gtacaGGGTGTGGGAACTCCCAATCCGTTCCGACTGCGCTCTCTACTGGGTGCTCGTATCCCCCTCAATGCCACCTACTCTCCTCTCATATCAATGTACAACCCGTACAGCAAAACACTGCAG ATCACGGAGATGTACTCGAGTAGCGGCGAGCTCCACCTGGAACTGCTGACTGGGCAGACGGAAGGACCGAAAGCACTCTGG GAGATACGACCATACGAGACCAAGACAATCGCTCGTGCCAGTTTCTTTGGAGCTTCAGTGGCCAACTACACGTCATTTGTGCGTGTGAGGATGAACCACAAGGGCAACCCCTCAGTAGTGCTACCAGTGGAGGTGGAGGTGTCTGATCACTCAGGGCTGTTCCTGTCAAGAGAACTGCTCGACTTTGGTGTGGTCAAGGgcggag agacgAAGGTGCTTCCACTGTACGTGCTCAATGCAGGCCAACAACAGGTCCACATcaag TCTGTTTCGATTTCACCAGAGAACAGCGCAGTGGAGGTGGAGTACATG ACCACATTGCTCAGACCTGGCTCCAAGTACACCAAGATAGCTCTGCTCAAGCTACACG CTGACAGAGTGAGCTCTCAGAGTCAGACGAGAGGTAGTGTTGTGATACGAGCAGAGGATCGATTCCCCCATCAGCTGGAGGTGCCCTACGATGCTAGTGTCCTCACTGG ATCCCTGTCCTATGACAAGGCAGCCACTCTGTTCAGACCTGGCCCCCCTCCCTTCCAGCCCATCATGAGACACATCCCTCTCTCCAATCAGTTTGAGAGCCCTGTGGTGGTGTATGATGCCAAGCTGCCTACCAAGGCTCAGGAATACTTTGCT ATATCGGCTGAGGACACACCCTTCACCCTCCCCCCCTCAACCCATTGGTCACAGTCTCTGGCCGTACTCTTTGTGCCCTCATCAACCGACTGTTTCTTCAACACTACTCTCAGACTGTCCACCAACGCAACCTATTTCAACATTCCTCTCATCTGCTACGATGGCAGGGTCAAG TACTCGTTGGAGAACAGTGACGAGGATTCTCTGGAGTTTGGAGTGCTCTCTCAGTCGGACACTGTCTCTAAGACCTTCACACTGCACAACATCAACCCTGTGCAA ATATCCATCATTTCCTACTCTGTGAGTGCCAATCTCCCGTTTACGAGTGTCCAACTGTCCTCCGTACACCCCACCACTAATGGCACCCCCCACCCTCCCTCCCActccacaccccctcacaccctcgAACCTGAACACAGCGCCCAATTCATCGTGACTGTGTCTAATCCAAACACCATCAGTACCTACAGCGGGGAAGTCATCGTCAGCACATCGTTTGATAAAGTTCTACACGTTCCTGTTTATTTCAAGACGGCCGAGAGTAGATTGAAAGTGAGCCCTGGGGCAATTAGTTTCAAGGGGATTTTCCCCTACCTGAGGGCAAGGGTCGGATTGAGTGCACGGAATTTGTTTCATAAAGCTGTCGACGTGACCtctgtgaactctgaccttgATGACCCCCGGGTATACTTTGAGGAGAGTGTGGATGGTTTACCGCGACTGAGACCAACAGAAAAAGTTGAG attggcTCTGTTGTGATTGACCCCCTACTGGGGGACACTGTATATCTGAAAAAGCCGGCCAGCTCCCTCGGGTTATGGTCCTCTAACTCAGCCCCCCAGGACCCGTCTCGAGAGCTACAGCTACTCACCACTCTGTGGGCCTCCTGGAGGGGCCTAGTGGACGATGGACGCACAGT TTTCAATGCCAGTATTGTAGTGAGCTCTGTTGGAGGTGGAGAGGTACGAGTGCCTGTAGATGTGAGTCTGACCTGGCCTAACCTGGTCAAGGAGAAGCTGGTCACACTGGAGCCAACCACAGTGGGAAACACATCA ATTCACCGTCTCCGCATAACGAACCCGTCAGACGTGCCCCTACTGGTTCAACCAGTTTTCCTCAGTCACTATACTCACCCGCAAACCATCATCGACTCTCTATTGGACCGATTCGACCCACGACTACGAAATCTCAACTTTTCTCATTTGTCAAATTCCTTCAGTTTTGTGTCTAGTGCATCACCTGAGACAGCCCTGGCCACAACGCTACTGCCTCCACACAGCAAACTGTTTGAAATGGCAGTTGCTTTCAGTCCTAAAGTAGACCAGGAGTTGAATACGCTGCTTTTGTTGAGAAACAACTTGACTGTGTTTGATTACGTCATTGTGCAGGGGAGCGGGGTTCAGGGTTCGTTTGCTATCGACAGTGTCCAGCCCGGCACTGAACCTCTCATGTTTGAGTTCCCCAACTCTGTCATGGAGAACTGTCTAG ctggtaCTGTTGTGGACCCGCTAACAGATCCCCTCAAGCTCACCAAGACCTTTAGAATGCATAACTCTGGCTCCACCTCCATCACATTGCGTATCATCGGACTGGAGGGTGGCAGTTGTGAGGGGAGAGGCTTCGTTATCTCTAACTGTAACAAGGACATCACCATTAAACCAAACCGATCAAAGAAAATTGAAATAAC GTTCACTCCAGATTACACACTGACCCAAGTCTCCACCATTCTACGATTACAAACCTCCACTGGCAACGAGTTCCTCTACCCTCTACTAGCCATCCTCCCCCATCAACTATTAGCGGCGTGTATTGCCTTACAGCCTCGGCCCGAATGGGAGAAAACACTGGCCTGGTTGTCTGTACCGTTTTGGCTGCTTGTCATACTCTGCCTTGTAGCTACAGTATTCGTGCAGACCAAGTTCGGAATGAGGAGCAGTAGTTCTGTGTCCTATAAAAGTGAGGCGAAAGCAACGAAAGGCTCCGGAGAAGTATTCGATTTGAAGAAGTTGTCAAAGTCTATGGATGTGCTGTCCAAGAAGGTCCAGGAATTAGGAGAGAAAAG TTCTAACCAGAAGTCTGAGTCCACTGGTCAATCTATGAGAATTGAAGTAACTCGAGAGCCTCCTAAACCCTCTACCGATAAGAACACTCCCGTATCTAAACCTAAGCCTGAGCCGCTAGTAACCCCCACTACTGCTCAAGAAATACCCACTCTCAGACATCGTGTGGTACAAAACAAGATCGAGAGAAAACCATCATCACAGGAAACTATCACCTCATTGCAACCTGTTCCGTCTAGATCACACACGGCTGTTACTTCCACGCCGAAGGGAATGTCCCTCAAGATCCCCATTGCTCCTGTTACTGAGCCGAGTGTCATCTCCCCACCTAGAACAGGCACGGACAATCACACTGGAGCTAGAGAGCAGACCCAACCTTGTACTCCAACTACCGGTGCACCAGCGCAACTCTGCTCATCCCCTACCAAACTGAAGCGTAGCAGCGAGAAAACCATCCCCGAAAAAACCGCGTCCAAAGGCGAGATCATTTCAAAAACACCCACGGAAACTAATCCGAGCTCTCCACCAGCGAATGTGAGAAAATCAAAAATCGTACGAAAATTGAAGCCTCTAAAGATAACGCCTGATAGTTCACCCCTCCCCCCGTCCGGACGGAAGGAGCTGGAGAGGAAGGTCTCGGAGAGTAGCATTGTTTCTAGCAACAGTGATTCGGCATCTACGGGTACCGACAAGTCGGAGGAAGTGGAAACACCTAGCCAG GTGGTAACTGTGGTAGCTGAAGTGAAGAAGCCTCCACCACCTGTCACCAAGGAGCCCAACACTGGCCAGACCATCCATCCTCCCGACACGCCCGAGAGTACAGAGGTCATGTCACCAAGAACAGAACTGGTCGACAAGAAAGAACCACCGATTAGTACCGTTCGGATGAAAGGAAAGAGGAAACCTCGACAACAGATCAAGAAAGAGGAAAAAGCTCGTAAAaaggagagagggagagacaAAGAACGAGAGAAAGAAAAGGATACGGACAAAACAGACGCTAAGCAACTAGTTGGTTCATTTGAAGATTCCTCTTCGTCTAATTCCACTGAGCAACTTGACAACGACAGCACACCTCCTCTTGAAGATACGGTAcaaactgaaactgaaaccAACGTGCAATGTGACAAAACTACTGAGAATGAACTCAATAAACTATCAGAGACGACTATTATCGACGTATCCCCAAACAAGGGCAATGAAATACCGGTACTCGTGTCCCCAGCTGTTCCCAGTACTGCCATCAAGACTGGTCGTACAACTAAGACCACAAAACAAGAAACTAAAGAGACGTTCACTGACTCGTTTTCAAGAACACCAGATCAAGCCGCCACTTACGGTACTAAGAAAATCAGTACTGGCAAAAAACCTTCCGAGAAAATTAAATCACCCGTTGTTGAGAAGATCACACAACTAGTTGAGGACAATCTTCTCGAACACCAGCTGAAATCAGATGAAAACGTTAGACAGCGGCCACAAACTCTGCATGTTGTACCTATCATAAGGAGCGAGTTGATTGAAGAACCTGTTATCGTAATTCCAATGGACTCTGATAGCTTGGTTGAAACGGATGGTGTGACACATACTCTACTCAGTGTGGACTCTGGTAAAGGCGGTTCTCAGAGTCTGCCCACTTCTCCTCACGAGCTGGCTGCTTCTTTACTCTCCAATAACTCGGCCATTATGCGTAGGAAGCAGAAGAGCGATCGTGACAAACCTGACGATGGACAGGAAGATGATGACTACCAACTCCCGGAACAAGACGAGCAAAGTGAAACTGAAATGACGAAACCAATTGAAGCACCACTGAGTCCACAGAAAGATGAATCTTCTCATAATTCAAGCGACAATGAGTTCAAGCCGCCTCTATCTACACTCTCCCTGAACGCAGAACCATTTTATCCATCTCCAACTTTTGCACCGAAATCTGGCCCAAGTCTACGAGCAGATCCGAGGAAATTTGGTCCCGACCATAGCTCCCAGCCCAGAGGACCACCCCCTGGTTTATCACCAACTCCTGATGATGCCCACATGCGTCCCTACCCTGAGGGGTCGTACTTTAAGAGACCACATCCGTTACGAGGAGGCAAATCGATGACCCCCTCACCACCTTTACCGTATTTCCCCGAGGGATCGCATATGCCGTACAGTGACTATCCCTCACTTGAACATCACAATCCAATGGCAATGGACGAACCGTACAGTGGGCCTGAGGACTTCCCACCGATGCCTATGGGGCGTCATAGTCGAGAGCACTATCGTGGTCGCTCACCAATGATGGCACCAAAGAGCGGACATGGCAGACAACACATGCATCCGAATATGGAAGCGTATATGCATCACCTGTACATGCAGAGAGCACGAGAGTACAGCTATCGTCCACAAGGACCATGGGACCACCACCATCACTCACACAGGCTCCAGGTGCCACCTATGGAGGAGGGGGGCGTATATGACCAGCAGTATTTGAGAAAGAGACAATACATCATGAAACTTATTGAACGGGAAAGAGCTATTGCTGCTATGGAAAGAGATCAACCTAGACATCCTATTGATGCCCCCTCCCCTGCCAAGTTTGGACCAGATGTTAGCCCCTCCTCTATTGGATCGAGAGGATGGGACAATCCAGACTTCAGCGAGCAGTCCCCGGAAGACCCTGACTTGATTCCCTATCGTCAAAGTAATCTATTGCCAGAGAGACCAAGAAGGAACCGTACTTACAGCATGGAGAGTGATCTAGGAGGAGAGTTTGTGACTGATTTCCCTGCTGTCTCGGCCGTGGGTGCTCCGGGTCAACAGTTCTCGTCTCGCGGGGAGAAGGGCTCTGTCTCCAGCAAGAGTCTGGCACCAGGAAGGTCTAGGAGTGCTGGCTGGCCTGCTGGGGAGGGAAAG AGCACCAGTCCTAACTGGGACAGCCCCAACACGTGGTCAACAGACACTGCTCCATTCTACAGTAATGACATCACCTCCGATATGAGCCCCCTACCTATCAGCAGTGGCACCACCGACTCAACCTCACCCTCCGAGGACACCACACTTTCAACCACCACCTATGACCTCTTTGAGAACCAAAGTATCTGGAGCCTGAGCAACGCTGATAGTTCAACACTTCTTTCCTGGGCCCAACAGAAATCTGAACCCTCACAAAGCAAGACTGAGTAA